The proteins below are encoded in one region of Triticum aestivum cultivar Chinese Spring chromosome 1B, IWGSC CS RefSeq v2.1, whole genome shotgun sequence:
- the LOC123149209 gene encoding receptor-like protein EIX2, producing the protein MGWFFLRSQSTMLALAVFLLLLAQTTVGWSKPDSWRTRDRGGCIAREREALLSIKAGITADPERLLSSWRGKDCCHWEGVSCSNMTGHVIELDLHARYIRSSLEGEISSSLKTLQHLQHLDLGGNYHLTGPQGGLPDFVGSLSDLRYLNLSGLNFSGMVPHQLGNLSRLRYLDLRSYGLHSEDLTWLSQLSLLKHLDMSFANLSAVIGWADTVNMLSSLEVLRLSTCSLITTNHYMPRSNLTRLKILDLFRNSIEMQFDAISWVWDASSLKYLNLESNHIYGVFPAQLGNLTSLEVLQLRENHIKGMIPDTLTSLCSLRIFELAYNDVQGDVTEFIERLPKCSWSQLQELHLGHNNITGSLSDWIGHMTSLSSLDLSFNRLTGPLTTVIGTLSNLIYLNIGYNQMDGLITQEHFSKLTELQELHLSGNSFTMKLNSDWIPPRRLLTLGLRSCYLGPRFPQWLKSPKNISSLYMSNASIADTMPDWFWTVFRKADVLDLSNNNISGTLRATLGQMDTSFLDLSSNQFIGPVEQLPQNIMGLDLSRNSLSGALPLNVRWPLFIDSLLLFDNHFTGTIPASLCQMKSLTLLDIRNNMITGQFPRCSENVASSSGMVPPNTASPDSDSSSEISLSMSIKTLRLNNNSLSGEFPLLLQNCPELTFIDLGQNKFFGSIPPWIGEKLPRLKYLRLRSNMFSGCIPTQLRGLRYLQYLDLAHNNLSGTIPRSLLNMDGVTTELAARDYPSSTSSDMATVDDGITVVDDPQHPGGGYEYAMIASIFVVTKGQGREYIGRFIDMVSLDLSCNHLTGNIPESIGPAAGLVNMNLSLNHLTGKIPENISSMHSLESLDLSSNQLSGEIPPGLSDLTSLSYLNLSYNKLSGRIPSGHQLDTLNPSDPASMYIGNPGLCGPPLKKSCPGDHTAESHFTASKEGSEAMPFCFGLSVGFVVGLWVVFCSLLFKKTWRASYFRLFDAVFDKIYVLVVVNWARMTRKQTTTD; encoded by the coding sequence ATGGGCTGGTTCTTTCTGAGATCCCAATCCACCATGCTTGCACTTGCAGTCTTCCTGCTCCTGCTCGCACAAACCACAGTAGGATGGTCCAAACCTGATTCATGGAGGACGCGTGATCGAGGAGGATGCatcgcgagggagagggaggcccTGCTGTCCATCAAAGCCGGCATCACAGCGGACCCGGAGCGCCTCCTCTCGTCGTGGCGAGGGAAAGACTGCTGTCACTGGGAGGGCGTCAGCTGCAGCAACATGACCGGCCATGTCATTGAGCTTGACCTTCATGCACGGTACATCCGGTCTTCCCTGGAAGGTGAGATCAGTTCTTCTCTGAAAACCCTGCAGCATCTGCAACACCTCGACCTTGGTGGAAACTACCATCTCACCGGGCCTCAAGGCGGCCTTCCAGACTTCGTAGGGTCTCTTAGTGACCTGCGGTACCTCAACCTTTCGGGCCTGAATTTTTCTGGCATGGTGCCCCATCAGCTTGGCAACCTCTCGAGGTTGCGATACCTTGATCTGAGATCTTATGGTCTGCACTCAGAAGATCTCACGTGGCTGTCACAGCTCTCTTTGCTCAAGCATCTTGACATGAGTTTTGCGAACCTCAGCGCCGTGATAGGCTGGGCTGACACAGTGAACATGCTGTCCTCTCTTGAGGTCCTCAGGCTATCAACATGTTCGCTTATTACCACAAACCACTATATGCCTCGCTCGAATCTCACCAGGCTCAAGATCCTCGACCTCTTTCGGAACTCCATTGAAATGCAGTTTGACGCTATTAGCTGGGTTTGGGATGCAAGCAGCCTGAAATATCTCAACCTTGAGTCCAATCATATATATGGCGTGTTTCCTGCACAACTGGGAAACTTGACCTCACTTGAAGTCCTTCAGCTGAGGGAGAACCATATAAAGGGAATGATACCAGACACACTGACCAGCCTTTGCAGCCTGAGAATATTTGAATTGGCATATAATGATGTTCAAGGGGACGTGACGGAGTTCATCGAGAGGTTACCAAAATGTTCATGGAGTCAGTTGCAGGAGCTGCATCTGGGCCACAATAACATAACTGGCTCGTTGTCAGACTGGATCGGCCACATGACTAGCTTGAGCTCTCTTGATCTCAGTTTCAACAGGCTTACAGGACCTCTGACCACTGTGATAGGCACGCTTTCTAACCTGATTTATCTGAACATAGGGTACAATCAGATGGATGGTCTCATCACTCAAGAGCACTTCTCCAAGCTTACAGAGTTGCAGGAGCTGCACTTATCTGGAAATTCCTTTACCATGAAGCTGAACTCTGACTGGATCCCTCCAAGGAGATTGCTCACACTGGGATTAAGATCATGCTATCTTGGGCCGAGATTTCCTCAGTGGCTCAAATCACCAAAGAATATCTCCTCCCTTTATATGTCCAATGCCAGCATAGCTGATACCATGCCTGATTGGTTTTGGACTGTGTTTAGAAAGGCTGACGTTTTGGACCTCTCAAACAATAACATCAGTGGCACATTACGAGCTACTCTTGGACAGATGGACACCAGTTTCTTAGATCTAAGCTCGAATCAGTTCATTGGTCCGGTAGAACAGCTGCCTCAGAATATAATGGGACTAGATCTCTCAAGAAACTCCCTGTCAGGGGCTCTGCCATTAAATGTCAGATGGCCATTATTCATAGACAGTTTGCTTCTATTTGACAACCATTTCACGGGCACTATCCCAGCATCGTTATGCCAAATGAAGTCACTGACATTGCTTGACATTAGAAACAATATGATAACAGGTCAGTTCCCTCGATGTTCAGAAAATGTGGCGTCAAGTTCAGGAATGGTGCCACCTAACACAGCCTCTCCAGATAGTGATTCAAGCTCTGAGATATCACTGTCTATGTCAATTAAAACTCTGAGGCTCAACAACAATAGCCTCTCGGGTGAATTCCCTCTGTTATTACAGAATTGCCCAGAACTAACTTTTATCGATCTTGGGCAAAATAAGTTTTTTGGAAGTATACCACCTTGGATTGGTGAGAAATTACCACGGCTGAAATATCTGCGCCTCAGGTCCAACATGTTTTCTGGCTGTATACCTACCCAACTTAGAGGACTTCGATATCTCCAATATTTGGACCTAGCACACAACAACTTATCAGGTACTATACCTCGATCCCTGCTAAACATGGATGGCGTGACCACAGAATTAGCAGCTCGGGATTACCCATCCAGCACTTCCAGCGACATGGCTACAGTAGATGATGGCATTACTGTAGTAGATGACCCCCAACATCCTGGTGGTGGGTATGAGTATGCTATGATTGCTAGCATATTTGTAGTCACAAAAGGGCAAGGGCGCGAATATATTGGTCGATTCATAGACATGGTGAGTCTTGATTTATCCTGCAATCATTTAACTGGAAATATCCCCGAAAGCATAGGTCCTGCAGCAGGTTTAGTGAATATGAATCTGTCTTTGAACCACTTGACCGGAAAAATCCCAGAGAACATTAGCTCCatgcactcactggaatcacttgACCTCTCCAGCAACCAGCTCTCTGGCGAAATCCCTCCGGGCCTATCCGATCTAACATCACTAAGCTATCTGAACTTGTCCTACAACAAATTATCAGGAAGGATACCGTCGGGGCACCAGCTCGACACACTCAACCCTTCCGACCCCGCATCCATGTACATTGGCAACCCTGGCCTCTGCGGGCCTCCTCTTAAGAAGAGCTGTCCGGGAGACCACACAGCAGAAAGCCACTTCACAGCGAGCAAAGAAGGATCCGAGGCGATGCCCTTCTGTTTCGGGCTAAGCGTGGGCTTCGTGGTTGGCCTCTGGGTGGTGTTCTGCTCCCTTCTCTTCAAGAAAACATGGAGGGCCTCCTATTTCCGGCTCTTTGATGCGGTTTTTGATAAAATTTATGTGCTTGTGGTTGTGAATTGggcgaggatgacgaggaagcaAACCACCACAGATTGA
- the LOC123149220 gene encoding uncharacterized protein — protein MRASGERPATRLTPSGPPPSPSPPPDSVESLAHPSLGSTSLLLMHRINCVQIKSWNIEEKKESIQHLRGLTTSTWREEGTKETVCVNYLPVLLDVLTVLKNNGHL, from the exons ATGCGCGCGAGCGGGGAGCGGCCGGCGACTCGTCTGACTCCCTCAGGTccgcctccctcgccgtcgccgccaccggatTCCGTTGAATCACTCGCCCACCCCAGCCTGGGTTCCACCTCGCTTCTGCTCATG CATCGTATTAACTGCGTTCAAATCAAAAGTTGGAAcatagaagaaaagaaagaaagcatTCAGCACTTGCGAGGATTGACCACATCCACATGGAGGGAAGAGGGTACAAAAGAGACAGTTTGTGTTAATTATCTCCCTGTCTTGCTAGATGTTCTAACTGTTCTTAAG AATAATGGCCATCTCTGA